The genomic interval CTCCTCGGCGACCAGCGCCATCTCCTTGCCGGACTTGAGGTAGCCCTCGGCGTTGGCCCGGTCGACGTGGCGGGCGTCCAGGGCGACCAGCCGGCGTGCCGCGTCCAGCACGTCGGTGGTCGGGGCGTCGCCGCGGTCGGCGTAGCGGACCGCGTTGGTGAGGACGGCGGTCAGCCGCTCCTCGGTCGCCAGCCGCAGCATCCGGGCCGCGCGCGGCCGGTCGTCGGGACCCCGGTGCGACACCACCTCGAGCAGCAGGTCGTCGCGGTCGACGACGTCGCGCCACCGGGCGAGGACCTCCCGTGCCAGGTCGGGGCGGCGCGCGGTCAGCGCCCGGGCCACCTCCGACCCGGGGCCGAGCATGACGAGCAGCCCACCGGTGCCGGACCGGGCCAGGTCGACGTGCTCGGCGACCAGGTCGAGCGTGGTCACCGGCGTGCCGCGCTCGCCGCGCAGGTGGGTGGCCGAGACCAGCCGGCACAGCGCCGCCCACCCGGCCTTGTCCTGGGCGAGCAAGGTGACCCGTGGGTGCCGGGGGTCGACCGACGCGCCGCCCCGGGCCGGCTGGGCGCGACCGGGCTGGCCGCCACCGGGCTGGCCGCCACGCAGCGACGGGTGGATCATCGGCGGGCCGGCCAGCAGCCCGCTGGGCTCGACCGCGAGGTCGACGCCGAGCACCGGGCGGATGCCGGCCGACTGCGCGGCCCGGGCGAACTTCACCGCGCCGTAGACCCCGTCCCGGTCGGTCAGCGCCAAGGTGTCCATGCCGTGCTCCGCGGCCCGCTCGACGAGCACGTGGGGGTGGGAGGCGCCGTGGCGCAGCGAGTAGCCGGAGGCCACGTGGAGGTGGACGAACGGGTCGCTGGGCACGGGCGGTCTCTCGTCGAGGTCGGGTCGGTCGGGTCGGTCGGGTCGGTCGGGTCGGTCGGGTCAGCTGGCGCGGGGTGCCAGGTGCGGCAGCGCCGGCTGGTGGTCGAGCCCGAGCGTGGTCTCCACCAGGGCCAGGAAGGTCTGCGCGTCGCGCAGCAGGTCGTCGGCCTCCCGCGGGGTGACCGCCCGGGAGAGCCCGGCCTCGGCCGCGGCCCGCTTGCCGGCCCCGGCCGCGAAGAACGCCGCCCACTCTGTGAGCTCGGGGGCGACCTGCGGCAGCATCGACCACACGTTGCGCGGGCGCTTGGTCGCCGCCGGTCGGGTCCGCACGGCGAGCACGGCGGCGGCGGTGCGCAGCGCCGCGAGGTGGGCGGCGGCGTAGCGCTCGGTCCCGACCGTCGTCGCGGTCGCGTCGGTGAGGTCGTGGCGCGCGGTCGCCAGCAGCTCGCGCGCGGCGGACACCACCGGCGGTCGGCGCACCACCGCATCGACCCGGGTGACCCTGGTGCCCATCGCCTCGTCCTTCCCGTCGTGCTGCTCGTCCGTCGTGCTACTCGTCCGTCGTGCTGTTGCTCCTGCTGTCGACGGCCTCAGTCGTGGGAGCGGAGCAGGATCCAGCCCCCGCTCGCCCAGTCGAAGCACAGGTCGAAGACGCCGGACCCGTGCTGCCGGCCCCGGGTGGCCTCGACCCGCCAGACCTCCCGCTCCGCGGCCAGCACCGAGGAGTCGATGCTGACCGCCGCGGACCCGGCCCCGGTGACGGCCGGGGACTGCCACCACGCCCCGGTCTCCACCCAGTGCGCCAGCACCTCGCGCACCGCGTAGTGCCGGCCGCGCCACAGGAACTCGGCCGGGTCCTCGTCGCGGCGCCGGACGTCGACCGGGTCGTCGTACCGCCTCGTCATCGCCAGACCGCTCCTTCCCGCGCCACCCCGCGCACCGGACCCGGAACCACCGGGCCCTCCCGACCGGCGCCCGGGTCGGCCGTCCCGAGATCCCGCCCAGCGGCCCACCGGGGGTCGAGTCCGGCGACCGCCGGGCGGGAAGTCGGTCGTGCCTCCCCTGCACCGGATGTTCGAACACGTGTTCGAAACACGTCTCACAGTAGACCCCACCCCGGACAGTTCGTCAACCACTCGTCCCCACCCGCGCGCCGCCGGTCCCGCTAGCCTGCGGCGCCATGCCCGAGAACCCACCAGAGACCCCTGACAACCCGGCGACCGCTACCACCCAGCTGGCCCACCCGGCGGTCCGCCGGGTCACCGCGCGGCTGGCCGAGCTCGGCGTCGACGGCCGGGTCCGCCGGCTCGACGACTCGGCCCGCACCGCCGCCGCCGCAGCGGCCCAGCTCGGTGTCGGGGTCGCCCAGATCGCCAACTCGCTGGTGTTCAGCGCCGACGGCGCCCCCCTGCTGGTGATGGCCTCGGGCGGGCACCGGGTCGACACCGCCAAGGTGGCTGCCCTGGTCGGCGCCGCCGGTGTCGACCGGGCCGACCCGGACTTCGTGCGGACCCACACCGGGTTCGCGATCGGTGGGGTGGCGCCCGTCGGGCACCCCGAGCCGCTGCGGACGCTCGTCGACACCGACCTGGCGACGTACGACGAGGTGTGGGCTGCCGCCGGGCACCCTCACACGGTCTTCCCGACGACCTACGACGAGCTGGTGCGCATCACCGGCGGTACGCCCGCCGACATCGGCGCCTGACCCCCCGGCCACGGAAGTCGGCGGTCACGCCGTCCGAGGACTCGGGCGCCCAGCGCGAACGGAGGTCGGCGCTTGTCGTCCGCTCTCAGCGGAGACGGCCAAGGTCTTCGAGGAGGTGTCCAGGCATCGAGGCACCTGCGGTCACAGGCGGAGTCGGAACACACGATGCCGCCCGGCGCGGACCTCGAGGACAGTCGCGTCGAGCCGGCCGAGAGCGACGATCCTGACCAGACCATCGTCCACGACGGCTCGGTCCAGGACGTCGCCATCACGGAGCAGTCGCGCCTTGGCACCTGACCTGGCGATCGTGTGACAGGTCAAGATCCGCTTGGGGCCGGACCTCCGCAGTCACGTGGACCAGTACGACTTGGTCAGAGGCGTGGAGATCCTCACCCGCTCCTGAGGTCGGCCCCCATTGGCGACGAGTCGTGGCTCGGCCTGATTGCCTTGCATCGGCAAGGGGACGATTCATGCAGCCGCGGTCTTCGTCTCCCCACTTCGAAGCCGCGGTCAGGTCCGCTGCCGGCCGGTCCCCCCCTTGGCTGGCAGCGGGCCGCCTGCGTGGGCGACTGTGTGTCGATGCATGGGAGTCCGTGCGTGCCGTCCGGCACCTGCTCATGGGGTGCCAGGTCGTGCCGGATCAGACCGCCGCCGGCCTGGCCGCCTGAGCCGGAGGAGTGCTGCCACGCAACCGGCGACTGCCGCGATGGCAGGGATGTCTGCGAGATGCAGCCCATGGTTCCCTCGAGAGACCAGCACCGGCCCTTCCATGTCGATCCAGAGCCAGATGACGGCCGCTGCGGCCAAGGCGGCGATCCTGCGCCCGATCGGCTTCACCGCGACATACCCGCCAGCCGCGACGGACAAGATCAGCGCCGACCAGAGGAGGCGCCGCACCTCCGAAACGTTGCACGTCGTGTCGATCGGACTACTCAGGCTCAGCAGAGCGAATCGTGACCAGCATCGACGCACGACATCACCACGACGCTGCCGGGTCCTCGACGTCCCACGTTCCCGGTGGATCATCAGGCGGACACAAGCTTCATGCGCTCGGACGTCAGCCGCCAGGGGCCGCGACCGACTCCGTCACAGTGACGGTCGGTTCCTCCGGGGCGACCGTCACCGTGGTCTCGGAGGCTGGTGCGGTCTCGGTGACGGTGACCGTGACAGTCTCGGTGGGACCGGGGACGAGCCTGGTCGAACCCTCGGCCGTGACGGTGGCCGTCGCGTCCTGACCCCGCAGGGTCTCTGTCGCCACTCCGGCGGCCGGAGCAGTCGCACTGATCGTCCGCCTGACGAGCCGCGTTTCACCAGGCGCGACGGACGTCTGGTAGCTGAGCACGGTTCGGTCAGGACCAGGGAGGCTGACGCGCTCGGTCAGAGTCACCCCCGGTGATGGCGCCTCTGCACCCGCCGATGGTGCCGCCGGCGTGCGGGACAGCACGGGCGCTGACCACCGGTCCGGGATGACGCCGAACCCGGGATCGTGGTCCGTCCCGATGATGAACGGGGTCACGACGAACGCCGCGATGACGGTGGAGACGACGGCGGCCCCCTCCGCCGGTCTGTCCTTGACCACCCGGCGGGCCTGGCCGACGAACCGTCGGATCATCAACGCGTTCCCTTCGCACATAGGCCGCAACAGGGCCGGTCGGGATCCCGGTGACCGGTGCGGCCGCGACGAAACACGTTGCCACCGATGATTGTCGGCGTCAGTGCGTGCGACTACGGCACCTGCTTCGACCGGCGCGGTGGCATCCAGCTGCGGCGGCCGAGCGCCTGATCAGGTCTCGGCGATCACGCCGCGCAGCAGGTCGAGGTCCTTGCTGATGACGCCGTCCGCCCCGACCGAGCGGGCCCGGTCGAGCGCCTCGGGCGTGTCGACCGACCAGGTCAGCACCCGCTCTGTGCCGAGGTGCAGCTCGTCGACGACCTCCGCGTCCAGCAGTGACAGCCGCACCGACACCCCGTCGACCGGCTCCCGGGCCACCCGGGCGCGCAGCCGCGCCAGCTGCCGTCGCGACGACGC from Actinomycetes bacterium carries:
- a CDS encoding SAV_6107 family HEPN domain-containing protein gives rise to the protein MGTRVTRVDAVVRRPPVVSAARELLATARHDLTDATATTVGTERYAAAHLAALRTAAAVLAVRTRPAATKRPRNVWSMLPQVAPELTEWAAFFAAGAGKRAAAEAGLSRAVTPREADDLLRDAQTFLALVETTLGLDHQPALPHLAPRAS
- a CDS encoding DUF6504 family protein, whose product is MTRRYDDPVDVRRRDEDPAEFLWRGRHYAVREVLAHWVETGAWWQSPAVTGAGSAAVSIDSSVLAAEREVWRVEATRGRQHGSGVFDLCFDWASGGWILLRSHD
- a CDS encoding YbaK/EbsC family protein — its product is MPENPPETPDNPATATTQLAHPAVRRVTARLAELGVDGRVRRLDDSARTAAAAAAQLGVGVAQIANSLVFSADGAPLLVMASGGHRVDTAKVAALVGAAGVDRADPDFVRTHTGFAIGGVAPVGHPEPLRTLVDTDLATYDEVWAAAGHPHTVFPTTYDELVRITGGTPADIGA